From Candidatus Woesearchaeota archaeon:
AGCAGGAGCATTGTCCCTTAAATACTTTCGAAAAGAATACACCACCTCACGTAAAGGCAGTCAAGATATCGTAACCGAAGCAGACACAGCAATTGAAACGTTCATACGAAAAAAATTAGAACCAACAGGATATAACATCCTTGGCGAAGAAGAAGGATTTGCACAAGCAGATTCAAACTACACCTGGTACATCGACCCCATTGATGGTACGAGAAATTTCAACCGAGGCATAGCGCTCTACTCCATTACTATTGCCCTTGCAAAACAAGGAGAGATCATAATGGGTGCGATCTATGATCCCGTAGCTGATGAGCTATTCTTCGCAGAAAAAGGCAAAGGCGCAACACTTAATGGACAAAAAATCTACGTGCGCCATGCAGAGCCACATGAAACCATCTTTACCTGCTCGGCAAGTTACGCAAAACAATTACGAAAAGACCTCTTCTTACTCACGAGAGTCTTAGGATCTGCTGCGATTGAACTTGCGTATGTTGCTTGTGGGAGATCACAAGGCTGCGCTCTGCGCAACCTTAAACCATGGGATT
This genomic window contains:
- a CDS encoding inositol monophosphatase; its protein translation is MKQLLLDTIKEAGALSLKYFRKEYTTSRKGSQDIVTEADTAIETFIRKKLEPTGYNILGEEEGFAQADSNYTWYIDPIDGTRNFNRGIALYSITIALAKQGEIIMGAIYDPVADELFFAEKGKGATLNGQKIYVRHAEPHETIFTCSASYAKQLRKDLFLLTRVLGSAAIELAYVACGRSQGCALRNLKPWDFAAGALLIKEAGGNVTDIHGDSFNLDDDTILATTKELHPVLFDYLNKKTRNKD